From Woronichinia naegeliana WA131, the proteins below share one genomic window:
- the gorA gene encoding glutathione-disulfide reductase, whose protein sequence is MSFDFDLFVIGAGSGGIATARRAAEYGAKVGIAEADRLGGTCVNRGCVPKKLLVYASRFADQFKEAPGYGWSQISSHCDWKTLITDVNKEVDRLNGIYQRMLDNSEVRLLSGFARFLDPHTLEIAGQRITADRILIAVGGQPVKPNIPGSEHLLVSDHLFHLPELPQHLVIFGAGYIGVEFACVMHHLGVQVTQIIRRDKILRGFDDDIREEIQTAMERQGIRILTHRQPVAITKTESELTLQLDHNGQVEELVIANALALAATGRKAKLEGLGLDLAGVTVQNGAIAVDDFSCTSQANIYAVGDCTNRINLTPVAINEGRAFADTEFGGKPRLMSHENVPSAVFTTPEAGTVGLTEAQAIAKYGEAAIKVYRTKFRPMYYVLPNGDDKTLMKLIVHQESDRVLGAHMVGNHAGEIIQGMAIAVKMGAKKADFDATVGIHPTSAEEFVTMR, encoded by the coding sequence ATGTCTTTTGATTTTGACCTATTTGTCATTGGGGCTGGTTCAGGGGGAATAGCTACGGCTCGTCGAGCAGCAGAGTATGGGGCCAAAGTGGGTATTGCCGAAGCTGATCGATTGGGGGGAACCTGCGTGAATCGAGGTTGTGTGCCAAAAAAACTACTAGTCTATGCTTCCCGTTTCGCTGATCAGTTTAAAGAAGCACCTGGCTATGGTTGGAGTCAAATTTCAAGCCATTGTGACTGGAAAACCTTAATTACAGATGTGAATAAAGAGGTGGATCGCCTTAATGGGATTTATCAACGTATGTTAGATAATTCTGAGGTTAGATTACTATCGGGTTTTGCTCGTTTTCTTGATCCCCATACCCTAGAAATTGCTGGACAAAGGATTACGGCGGATCGGATTTTAATTGCGGTGGGTGGCCAGCCAGTAAAACCCAATATTCCAGGCTCGGAACATTTACTCGTTTCGGATCATCTTTTTCACTTGCCTGAATTACCCCAACATTTAGTCATTTTTGGTGCGGGTTATATTGGTGTTGAGTTCGCCTGTGTCATGCACCATCTAGGTGTGCAAGTGACTCAAATTATTCGTCGGGATAAAATTTTGCGTGGTTTTGATGATGATATTCGTGAGGAAATTCAGACCGCAATGGAACGCCAGGGAATTCGTATTCTGACCCATCGTCAACCTGTAGCGATTACCAAGACAGAATCAGAGTTAACATTGCAACTGGATCATAATGGCCAAGTAGAAGAACTGGTGATTGCCAATGCCTTGGCCTTAGCTGCCACTGGCCGAAAAGCGAAACTGGAAGGGCTGGGATTAGATTTGGCCGGCGTAACGGTTCAGAATGGCGCGATCGCTGTTGATGATTTTAGTTGTACTTCCCAAGCTAATATTTATGCCGTGGGAGATTGTACTAACAGAATTAACTTAACACCCGTGGCCATTAATGAAGGCCGAGCCTTTGCCGATACAGAATTTGGCGGTAAACCCCGTTTAATGAGCCACGAAAACGTTCCTTCTGCCGTGTTTACTACCCCAGAAGCCGGAACAGTCGGTTTAACAGAAGCCCAGGCGATCGCCAAGTATGGAGAGGCAGCCATTAAGGTCTATCGCACTAAGTTTCGTCCCATGTATTATGTTCTGCCCAATGGAGACGATAAAACCCTGATGAAGTTAATTGTTCATCAAGAAAGCGATCGGGTTTTAGGGGCCCACATGGTAGGAAATCATGCCGGAGAAATTATTCAAGGAATGGCGATCGCGGTCAAAATGGGAGCCAAAAAAGCTGATTTCGATGCCACAGTGGGCATTCATCCCACCTCTGCCGAGGAATTTGTCACCATGCGGTGA